In Nitrosomonas ureae, the sequence GATCGGCAAGGTAAAGCCTGCCGTTTTGCCGGTACCGGTTTGCGCTCCGGCCAACAGATCACCGCCCGTCAGGACGGCTGGTATAGCTTGTGTTTGAATCGGTGTAGGTACGGTATAGCCGCGTTCAGTGACGGCACGGATAATTTCATCGGACAAGCCGAAAGTAGCGAAAGACATAAAACTCCAAGGAGGGTTAACGGTTTGTCATCCCGTGTCGGGCATGACTATCAAGGCAAAGGGATGAAGGATACTGCCATAAATCCAATTCTAGTTGCGAGTATAATATGAAATGGTCTCAAAATCTTAACAATTATCAATAAGTTTCTAATTCTTCCATGGTGTTATATTTTTATTCTGCTAGGCTTATCGCGCCGCCACTACCGCGATGAATGATGATTCCATTATTCGCTGGCAGGAAACGGACGAGGAGAAGTCCGCGCGCTGGCGTTCGGAAAAAGGGTTGCCAGCACCCAAACGGGTACAGGTTATTGATGATCGCATGCCAGCAAATAGCGCTTACCGGCTGGCATGCGAAGGAACCGCGTTGCTTTGGCGCGGAGATTTCCAGAATGCGCGTCAACTGCTGCACGCCATGGCACGGCGCGCCGATAAAATAAACCCGGGAAAACCAAAACAATTAGCCGCGTCACCCGCCGAGGCGTTTCACCGGCATCGTCTGGCGCAATCACAACGCGCCCGCGTATTGGAAAAGCTGTTGATTCCTTTTAACGCCGATCACAGCATTCCGTTGCGCCGCGCACCGGATGTGCATGCTGCATGTCTCGAAGTTAATGATTCAAACACGGAACCTTACGTCGCATCACTGCGTGAATTGCTAGGATTAATCGGCGCACACGAATGGCGCAAAAAAGGCATTCTGATTCCGGCTTTGGGTGCCGTGATTCATCCGCATTACGGGGTTTTTGCGCCGATTCGCAACGAGTATGTCCAACTGATCGCTCACGCGCCGATTCCCGAACTGCTGGCAACAGAATCCACGGTATTTGATATTGGCACCGGGACCGGTGTATTGGCCGCAGCGCTAGCGTTACGAGGGGTTCGGCACATCATCGCAACCGATCAGGATGCACGCGCATTGAACTGCGCGCGTGACAACCTGACGCGCTTGAATGTGCTCAATCAGGTTGAATTAGTGCAAACCGATCTTTTTCCGCAAGGGCAAGCGGCGCTGATCGTATGTAATCCACCCTGGATTCCCGCGCGTCCCAGCTCACCGTTGGAACATGCCATCTTCGATCCGGATAGCCGCATGCTGCGTGGATTTCTACAGGGGCTCAACGCGCATTTGCTACCCGGCGGTGAGGGCTGGTTGATTCTGTCTGATTTTGCCGAGCATCTTGGCTTACGCACGCGCGAGGAATTGCTGGCCGCAATTGATGCGGCCCATTTGAAAGTTCTGGGTAAATCGGATGTGAAACCGCATCATCCGCGTGTTTCGGATACTCGTGACCCACTGTATACTGCTCGTAACGCGGAACTTACATCACTGTGGCGGCTTACCACCCAATAATTGGGCACACGTTTACAATTCCGTATATTTTTTCGCACTGCCTCGTGATTTTTCAACCGGATACTTCTGTGCATTCTGCTCAATTTTCTGCAGTACGATTTGCTTCACATCCAAATCGTATTTTTCCGCCAACAGCAAAGCAAATGCGATAACGTCAGCCAGCTCCTCACTTACCTTATCAATATCCGCCTGCTCGGAAGCTTTCCACAGAAAAGCCTCGAGCAATTCTGCAGCCTCAATATTCAACGCTAATGCAAGATCCTTGGCATTATGAAATTGCGCCCAATCCCGTTCATCACGGAATTTAAGGAGCGCCTGGGTGATTTCTTTAATGTCGCTCACACGAGATCCTATCAATGGTAATAACTCGCGGCATCGATACTCCTTGGGTAACTTAACCGAGTTGGATAATTCTGGCTACGGAAGGAACGCCCGAGGCATTCCAGACAAATAGCAAATAATAACCCGGCGGCGCCAGATTGGGTGATGCGGGTGACTGCACCGTCACGATGTTTGCCATCTCTGAAACCGGCAGGTCAAAAAATCGGGTTTCCTGGTTGAATGCATGCGTGACTGCACCAGCGCGCACCAATGTTACCCTGGCGATACTTTCGCTCGCTTCGACTGAAAATTGCTGATCCCAGTTTACCAGTGTTGTCGGCGCATCAATAATATCCGGGCGTAGCGCAAATTCGCCGCTGCCATCTGTCTTGAATAAGTAAGGCGGGTAATAAATTTCACCATTGAGCTGTGTCAACGGGCCTTGCGCACCGCCGCCGCCGGTAATTACCGTTCCATCCAGAAGCAGAAGAGACGCGGAGTGATACAAACGGGCCGTGGCCGCGCTTGCAACGGTTTCCCATGTATTCGTATCCGGATCCCATAATTCCGTATCCAGGGCGGCACCGACCAGATCGTTACCTGTCGATGAACCGCCATTGACCCAAACCTGACCATTCGCCAGCACGGTTGCCGTGCCAAATTGACGGTCTTTTGCCAAGTAACCTGCGGCAGAAACCGCAGGCTTAACAGGATCGTTGAGATCAACACTCACAGCTTTTCGATACTTGCGGATGGTAAGGATCTTTCCAGGCGCATACATCACACTCGATAAGCTGGCTTGGCTCGGCTCAATCTTAGTGCTGTATTTCGTCAGCACACCATCACCGGAGGTATCCAGGCTATACATCTTTCCATTGGGAGCAAGAATAAACAGATTTCCCTGAGGATTGACCCAAGCTCTTGGGTAAAACCAAGAGGCTGCCCCCAATGCGCCATACGCATAATCGCTGGATGCCGAATTAAGCGTGCGCCAACTCCCATCAACCGCGCGCACTTCCGGTATGGGTGAAAATGTAGCCACGGTTGCGGGAATCTTTTTTGTTCCTTTATAGAATCTGTCATTGCGCCCACCCAGCACAGCATGTTCACCATTGGGGAGCGTAACCGCCGTCGCATACCAGCGTTTAAACGCCATGCTTTGGGTCTGGCGCATCAGCGTATCCGTAGCGGGATCAAAGATATTTACATCGCTATTGGCATAGTTTCGAATATTATTTACCCGCGCATCACCTCCGAGGATGAGCGCCTGACCGCTCCCGGGAATATGCGCTTGCCCCGCGCAAAAAATATCAGTATCAGTCGTATTGGGTAATACTTCGAATGCATCCATCCCGGTTCCCATGGATGGATCCCAAATCACATAATGCATTTTACCGCCTTGCGTACCATTGGTGTTGGAACCGTAAGCAAACACCCTTCCATCCGGCATAAGCATCATAGCGGTAGGAATAATCGGCCAGTCATGTAATGGACCAAACTCACCCTCACTATGCGCCGTTGACTCTGACGCCACGGCAGATGACACTCCACCGAATCCCGGCAGCAGCCACATCAAGCTGAAAAAAAACAGCGCTTTTAGATACCTTTCTCGCTGCGCAAAAGGAAAAAACCTAACTGCGATCATTCAATATCCTCACTATCCAATTCCTCATTATTCAACCAACGCACAGTTCGTTTCACTTGTTGATTCGATCAACATACCACCCGTGAACCGTTAATGCCGCATATAGTACACAGGTTGTGTTGAGGAAGATAAAGAAGATTGTCACTGATTAGATAAGAGAAATGTCCTATTACATAGCATCGGAAAATGCCAATAGGATAGATAAAACGGGCTTTGGTTGAATACTGACTAAAAACGGATGCGCAATTACTGAGCAAGACTGATCAGTACAGATTATCCTTCCAGGCTTTGGAGAAAAAAATCAGATTCATTCCATCAATTCTTGCTTGATACCTTTCCCTGCTTCAAGCTCAACAATGGATTCCAGTAAATACCGTGCATTAGCTGGAGAACGCAGTAAATAAATTGTCTCTTCCATTGCCTGATAATCTTCCAAGGAAATCATTACTACGGACGCTTCTATTTTGCGTGTAATAATCACCGGTGCATGGTCATTGCAAACTTGCTCCATTATTTTAGCTAAATTAGCACGGGCTGTTGTATAACTGATTGCATTCATAGAAATCTCATTTAAAAATATAGATAGTCCAAGTCCAACCTGCAAAATTCAATGCGTCAACTTAAATACTAGTCTCATCAATCCATGCTTCAGAAAAGTCTATATCCAAAATATTTTTCAATAACTTAATGTATTTTCCGCTATCCTCACACAAATTTCTGACTTCGACTTTTAGACGTCTCATATCCGAATCATAAAGCTTCATCCGGTCACTCTTTAAAGCAAAGGCAAACTCCAATGCTGCCTCCCCTTGCTGGCGAGAATTCATTCTAAATATCCCAGAAAGTATGTCAGTCATACGTCGACTAACTCCTTCATGAGATGAATAATCAAGCTCAATTGGGTGTGCTGCACGTAATAGTGCAGCTTGTATTACACCATCGTTGTAACGGGCAAAATTCTCCGGATCGAGTATAACTTGCTGGAAAGTATCAGATGCCAATCGATCATCGTCATCTTTGAATTTATTGAATTCTCTAGCATGCTGAAGTGTCAAAGCTGCAGTTAGTAATACAGCTACAGAATGATCTGTCCCCAAGTCATACTCAGCTTTCCAAAATGCGAAATCTTTGCGCAACTTTAAATTTCCCTCATTTTGCAAAGTGGCAGGCAAGAAAGCATTCTGACTTAAACCTTGTTTTTGCCGCAATTCATCAACCCGTTCTCCAAGATAAGGAAAACCTCTCCATCTGCCAAATAAATCTATTTCAGCCTTATATGTATCTTCGACAGTACGACCTATTGCAAGGCTTTCCATAATGGAAACATTGATCACTGATTTATTTGCTGAAAATCTGAGGTTTTTCTTGAGCTGTTCACAATCATTAATTGACTCTGTCAATTGAAAGCCAATCATGTAATGACGAGCACCATCATGAAGATCACGCAGATCTCTACTTATTGATAGTAATCTCGTTCCACGGCCAATTACTGCAGCTACAATGAGCAGAGCCTTTACCTTATCTAAAGGTGAATTTTCCAACTCACGGGCACTAATAACCTTTAAAGCTTCTTTTTCCTTTCTTATCTCCTTAACACGAATCGCACATTTCTCAGCCAATTTTTTAGAAGTCTTATCATCTTGATGCACGATAGCTTGGACAGAAAGAGGAACACACTGCATGATCTCTTTTTCAAAAAAGAGATCAAAATCATCACTTTTAAGTAATTGCTCACCATCAACAAAAATGGGACGTATTTTACTTCCTACATCTCCTACCTTCATGAGTGAAAACAATTTCAACTCAGAATATTTTGATCCAATCTCAAACCATCTTTTTTGTCTATGAGCCGATACCTTTAACAATACCTGCTTAAGCGGCACATCCTCGCGAGTAAAACCTTCCCCAACAATACGCAAATCACGTAACCCTAATTGATCCTCATTGCTGTTTATCGAATCCACTTCATTGAATGCATATATAGCTTGTTCACTATCTACAGCATTTTTAAAAGTGATCAGTGTTATCACTTCCGAGGAGTAACAGCGTGTGCTTTTTTGCCAATCTCTTTGCATCGTCATAGAAGATGATGCAGAAATAATGCAAAGAGAAGTACCTTGTAGAGGAATTGGTATATTTCTAATCCCGCCATAAGAATGAAAACTTTCAACCCTAGGTCGAGGTTTCTCATAAAGTTCGTGATAAAGTTCGCGTAAGACATAGGCTAAGCTAGCAATTCCCATGGTATCAATGAAGATAACCCTTATTGATTCCTGAGTTTCTTTTTCGCGCTTGGCAATTCTGCCTAGAATCGCAAAAGCAAGAAATTGAACACGTTCAGTTTCATAAAGAGCTTCTTCAGCACGTAAAAAATACTTTGAACGATTTTTTGATGGCTTAACAAAGATAAAACCAGCTGGGGCAGGTACTAAAACATTTGGTGTATTAAATAATGTCTGTAGTCCTTCACGAAAAATCTTTTCTTGATACTTTGTTTCAATCAAAGGTAAAGAATTACGCTGATTCTTTACATATTTTGGCTTTCCCAAGTTTCCTAACTGGTCTATCTTACAAATTGCTACACATACTTTTGAGCTGGCACGTTCAAGCGCCTGTTTTACACCTTCATCCGTTTTAAATACTTCAGATAACTGTTCGAATTCACTGGGAATGCAAACAAAGACGATAGCGTCAGGAAAAAGAGCTCGCCGCAACGCTTGTGTTAAACAATCAGCCAAATCTGCTGGGCTAACGATACCCGGAGACTTAAATAAGAATCGATAGTCCAAGACAGGATCGTTATTCTCCTCATCTCGAATATCTATTGGAAAATATCCTCGCATGATTACTTCTTACTGGATAATGGAATGAGGATGGAAAACGATGTACCAACCGTTCTTGGTAACTCCTTCCTGTTGTTAAGCCAATGACTTGGTGCAAATACTTGTTTTGAATTACCTGAAAAGCTTTGATATAAACAAAGTCGGCCAGTTCTTAATCGAAGTAAAGCCTTTAGCTTAACCAAGCTTTTTATTACAGTATTAAGTCCAATTCCTGTGCCACTAATATTTTTAGTAGTTTTCCCAAGCTCAAAGGCTTCCCTAACTAACTTTTCTTCTGAATCAATTGAAATATTCTCAATTTTATCCTTTGGACTGACATGTGATAACCATCTCTTAGCTATACCTGGGCCGTTATCAATAACGGTCACCTCAAGAAAATCAATTATTTTGGTAGCTGTATAATCTAGTAGCGCCTTTTGATAAAACAAACGATGAGGCACGTCACTTAGTGTTTTTATTGAATCTGTATCATTCGGGTTAAATGTAATATATTTTGCAATAATGCTTCTTACATTTGGATATTCCCAATAATATTCTTTACCGCATTCATCTGAAGTTGCATGATCATTGGTATTTTCAAATAGCTCACGAATGAGCAAGCTAATTGTTTGGATATGTGCTTCTGGCAAGCGTCGAAGAGCAGATGGATCACAACAATTTATAAGTTGTTGTGTCAGCAGTTCGAAATCCTTAATTCCACGCAATCCTTCCGAAGTGGGTCGTTCGTACAGTGGTAATAGAAATTCATTTCTTGCGCCTGCAAAACAAGCAAGAATTGCACCTCGTCCATTCATCGTTTCTCGCAATTTGCTTGTTTGCATAGCCTCGATATATGGAGTTGCTTGAGCTAGAACTTCAGATTTTCTTAAATTGTTACCCTTAGAGTCAACTAAATTCGGGGCCAGATAACATGCAGTTAATCCATGCGGTTGATGTAATAGTTTTGCATATGATAAAGCTCCAATAATCTGATTATATGGCAATAATTTATTTTCTCTATTGCTGCGCGACCAAGTAGCAATAAATTGAATTATTGCAGAAGTAATTCCAAAACTTCCCCCTTGTTTCAGGTGTTCTGGTAAACGAATATCAATGGGCTTTTCACTTTGTAGCTTTAAGTACAAATCTTCAATCTCTATAAGAGTAAGATTTGATTTGAGTAAAATCATTTTTGTCTTATCAGATTGAATTAAAATTTTCTGTAAATGCTCGAATGGAGATACAGAAATAAAATAGATTGCTAGTTGTCAAGACTTACCCCGAAACACACCACACTTTATTCTTCCCCATCTCTTCATGCACCCACACCGGATCAAGGTCTGCACCATTCGGCCAAGTGAGTGCGCCGAGTTCTATGCGAACCTGATTGAATAATTTTTTATCTTGCAGCCCAGCAAATATACCCGCCAGTTCGCTGGAAATTAGTCGCGACATATCGACAATACCGGTCGTACCATCGTTACAGGTAACAGAGAGACAATAATTAGGCAGCACAGTAACGGTGCGTACACGCCATGGTGCCGACGATGTTATTCCAGCGGCGCAATTTTCTTGGGTAATTGTTTCTGTTGACATAGGTTCCAATCCTCCATTAATTCAGCTTGATATTGTGCTGCCCACTCCAGCACCAGAGCAAGCGCACGTTTCGGTAGGCTACCTTTAATGATTTCCAGTGTTCGAATATCAATCAATGCTTCATATTCCGCATACAATGCATGAAAATGCGGTGGCCCATGTTCCCGCCAAAACATTTGGATCACTATCCCAAAAAATTGGCTGATTGTTGGCATATTGCTTTCCGTTTTTTATCGTTCTCTATGAGGGTAGAAGGCAGGCCCGAATATTATCTACTAATCGGCTTATACCGTATCCGTTTCGGTTTCGCGCCTTCTTCACCCAGACGGTTTCTCTTATCCGCTTCGTATTCCTGATAATTGCCGTTGAAGAAGGTCCATTGCGATTCACCTTCGGCAGCGAGGATATGCGTGGCGATGCGGTCGAGGAACCAGCGGTCGTGCGAGATGACCAGCACGCAACCGGCGAATTCCAGCAGCGCGTCTTCCAACGCGCGGAGCGTTTCCACATCGAGATCGTTGGAGGGCTCATCGAGCAGCAGCACGTTACCGCCCGCGATCAAGGTTTGCGCCAGATGCAGGCGGCCACGTTCACCGCCGGAGAGTTGGCCGATCACTTTTTGCTGATCGCCGCCCTTGAAGTTGAAACGCCCCAGGTAAGCGCGCGCTGGCGTCGTGTACTTGCCCACCACCAGCAAATCATTGCCGCCAGAAATGGCTTCGAATACGGTTTTGTCATTTTCCAGTGAATCACGCGCTTGGTCGACATGCGCAATCTGCACCGTGTGGCCGATTTTCACTGTGCCGGAATCCGGTTGTTCCTTGCCAGTAATCAGCTTGAACAAAGTCGATTTACCCGCGCCGTTCGGGCCGATAATGCCGACAATCGCGCCGGGCGGCACCTTGAAGCTCAGATTGTCGATCAGTAAGCGGTCACCGTAGAATTTGGATACGCCGTCAAACTCGATGACTTCATTACCCAGGCGTTCGCCGACGGGAATGAAAATTTCCTGGGTTTCGTTGCGTTTTTGATAATCTTGCGAATTGAGTTCTTCAAAGCGGGCAATACGCGCTTTGGATTTGGCCTGACGGCCTTTCGGATTTTGCCGCACCCATTCCAGCTCCTGTTTCATCGCCTTCATATGCGCATCGATTTGCTTGTTTTCCTGTTCCAGGCGCGCTTCTTTTTGCTCCAGCCAACTGGAATAATTGCCTTTCCACGGAATGCCGTGGCCGCGGTCGAGCTCCAATATCCATTCGGCAGCGTTATCAAGGAAGTAACGATCATGCGTCACCGCTACCACAGTGCCGGGAAAACGCACCAAAAATTGCTCCAGCCACTCGACCGATTCCGCATCCAGATGGTTGGTCGGCTCGTCCAGCAACAGCATATCCGGTTTCTCCAGCAATAATTTGCATAGCGCAACGCGGCGCTTTTCTCCACCGGATAAATTTTTAACCAGCGCATCCCACAGCGGCAAACGCAGCGCATCAGCGGCAATCTCCATCTGATTCTCTGTATCGCTGCCGGCTGTAGCAATAATGGCTTCCAGACGCGCTTGTTCTTCCGCCAGAGCATCGAAATCCGCACCTTCTTCGGCATACGCAGCGTAAACCGCGTCCAGTTTCTTTTGCGCCTGCATCACCTCGCCCATGCCTTCTTCCACTTCCTCGCGCACGGTATGCTCAGGGTTCAGCTGGGGCTCCTGCGGCAGATAACCGATGCGGATATTGGGCAGGCGTTGCACCTCGCCGTCAAACTCCTTATCCGCGCCGGCCATGATGCGCAGCACAGTCGATTTGCCGGAACCGTTCAATCCAAGCAAGCCGATCTTGGCGCCGGGGAAAAAACTAAGCGAGATATCTTTGATGATCTGACGTTTGGGTGGAACCATTTTGCTCACGCGGAGCATCGACATTACATATTGGGCCATGGGATTAAATAATCGTATTTGATGAAAAAAAGGTTATGAATACTTGAAACAATAATGAAAGAGTGTAACGCACGCGCCTGAGCATTGAAAGCAGGGACGCAGGATTATCGTTAATCGCTGACGCGGCGGATCGACACGAATTTATGGTTTTCATCAAAAACCAATTCAAACGTGCCATAAACACCTTGGTTCTGCACCACGGAACGCAACACATTGGCCGGAAAATGAATGATGCGGCCATCCGTGGTCGTCGCCGCCACCGTATCCACTTCCCCCTCATAGTAGTATAAAAGCTGATACGCAGGAATTTTGAGTACAACGTGCAAGCGTTGATACATCGGCCCCCTCACTGATTTCAAGGAATCATCGTCAAAACTTCTCGCCATCCTCCAGATAGCGCCATTGCCCTTCGGGTAGATTACCCAGCTTGACTTTGCCGATGCGCACACGCTTCAAGCCGGTCACTTTCAGATTAACCAGCTCGCACATGCGGCGGATTTGGCGTTTTTTTCCTTCCTGCAGGATAAAGCGCAATTGATCCTGATTCAGCCATGTCACGCTTGCTGGTTTCAATGGTTGGCCGTCCAGGCTAAGCCCGTGATTCAGCAGCGCCAGTTTTTCCCGCGGTAAAACTCCTTCGACCCGCACCAGATATTCTTTTTCGATATTGGAATCCTCACCGATCAGTTGCTTGGCAATGCGTCCATCCTGTGTCAGCACCAGCAAGCCTTGCGAATCGATATCCAGACGCCCGGCGGGCGCCAGGTTTTTTAAATGCGACGCCTGAAATCGCTTGACTGGTTGCGTCGGTTGCTTGGGTATAAACTGATTTTCCGGTTTGATCAGCACAATAGCCGGCCGGTAACCCGGTTCCGGCTGCCCGGACACATAGCCAACCGGTTTGTTGAGCAAGATAGTAACTAGATTAGTTTGCTGCGCTTGCGCCGCTTTGTTCAATTTTATTTTTTGTGTGGGATAAATCTTAGTTCCCAGCTCGGAAATCTGTTCCCCATCGACAAACACCCATCCCAACTCAATATAGCGATCCGCTTCACGGCGCGAGCATAGGCCTTGTTCGGACATCAGTTTTGATAAGCGGATTTTCTCCATGAAGCGTTATAATGTTGGCAGTAAAAAGAATGAATGGAAAATTTGCATTGCCCTTATTATAAAGGTAATCAAACGATCGTTTTTAATCTCTTCCGGGTTTAATTCCTCGCCCCTCGGGGCGAAGGCTGGTTGAAAACCAGCAGTCTGAAGAGCGCTTTTAATACCTCGCTGCTTGCGGCGGGGTGCTTTATTAACATTATCAGGAGCATTTTATGGAAACTACCGCAACCATACTGGAAAAAGCCCATCAACGCGCCGAAGAAATGGAGCTTCCTTACAAAGGTGCATTACTCCCGATGGAAGCTTATCGGATTTTACAAGAATCGACTCGCGCACAATTGGTGGATGTGCGCACCCGCGCTGAACTGGATTGGGTCGGACGCATTCCCGGCGCAACAGAAATTGAATTGCGCGCTTACCCCGGCATGCAACCTAACGCAGATTTTCTTGGCCGGCTCGCAAGTCTTACCAATAAATCGCAGCCGGTGCTGTTCATCTGCCGCAGTGGTTCGCGCTCGAATCAGGCCGCTATTATGGCCACACAAAGCGGCTTTACCGATTGTTATAATATCCTGGAAGGATTTGAAGGCGATATGGATGACAGCGGTCAACGCGGCAAGGTATCCGGTTGGAAGGTGGCGGGCTTACCGTGGGTACAAAGCTAGAAAGTGACTTAGCATTTCTCAGATCAACTACCCAGGAGTTTTATTGCGCATAGTTACTGGCCTACATTTCCGACCAGCCAATAACACCGGTATATGCCGTAACCAGAATGACAATGCCAAATACGATGCGATACCACGCAAAAATGGTGAAATCATGATTGCTGATGAAGCGTATGAGCGCGCGGATCGCCACGAGTGCGCTGAAAAATGCACCCATGAAGCCGACAGCAAACATGCTTACGTCACTCAATTCCAGGATTGCGCGGTTTTTATAGACATCATAAAAAGTAGCGGCGAACATGATGGGGATTGCCAGGAAAAAAGAAAATTCAGCGGCAGCTTTACGTGACAGGCCGAAAAGCAGGCCGCCAATGATTGTCGCTCCCGAGCGCGATGTCCCTGGAATCAGGGCCAGACATTGCGCCATGCCCACTTTCAACGCGTGCTTCCAGTCCATATCATCGACCTGTTCCACATCAATCACATGATCCCTACGCTCCGCCCATAAAATCACCACACCGCCGATGACGAGCGCCGTAGCCACCGATAAGGGATTAAACAAATATTGCTTGATCACGTCAATAAACAGCAAGCCCATGACAGCTGCAGGCATGAAGGCAATGAACAGATTCAGCACAAATCGATTGGCAGAAGCGTCTGAGCCGATTCCCATCACGATACCCGTTATTTTTTTACGGTATTCCCAGCACACGGCCAAAATAGCGCCCAGTTGTATCGCAATAGTAAACACTTTGCTTTTTTCATCATTAAAATCAAGTAAATCACCAAACAAAATCAAATGACCGGTGGAAGAAATCGGCAAAAACTCAGTCAATCCTTCAACCACGCCAAGGATCAGCGCTTTAAGCAATAATATGAAATCCATCGGCGTGTTTATTGGGTTATATCCATTTTATCGGGGACATTGTGATTACAATTTACTGTAAATCTCAGCACCTTTTTCCTTGAATTCAGCTGATTTTTGTTCCATACCCAGCTTTAACGCTTCTTCTTCCGCCACGCCCTGATTGGCGGCATATTCCCGAACATCCTGGGTAATCTTCATGGAACAAAAATGCGGACCACACATCGAGCAGAAATGCGCCACTTTGGCACCATCCTGCGGCAAGGTTTCATCATGGAATTGCTGCGCCTTGTCGGGATCGAGGCTGAGATTGAACTGATCTTCCCAACGGAATTCAAAACGCGCTTTGGACAACGCATTATCGCGGATTTGCGCACCGGGATGCCCTTTCGCCAGATCGGCCGCATGCGCGGCGATTTTGTAGGTGATGATACCATCCTTGACGTCGTCCTTGTCCGGCAAACCCAGATGCTCCTTCGGCGTCACATAGCACAACATC encodes:
- a CDS encoding methyltransferase, with protein sequence MNDDSIIRWQETDEEKSARWRSEKGLPAPKRVQVIDDRMPANSAYRLACEGTALLWRGDFQNARQLLHAMARRADKINPGKPKQLAASPAEAFHRHRLAQSQRARVLEKLLIPFNADHSIPLRRAPDVHAACLEVNDSNTEPYVASLRELLGLIGAHEWRKKGILIPALGAVIHPHYGVFAPIRNEYVQLIAHAPIPELLATESTVFDIGTGTGVLAAALALRGVRHIIATDQDARALNCARDNLTRLNVLNQVELVQTDLFPQGQAALIVCNPPWIPARPSSPLEHAIFDPDSRMLRGFLQGLNAHLLPGGEGWLILSDFAEHLGLRTREELLAAIDAAHLKVLGKSDVKPHHPRVSDTRDPLYTARNAELTSLWRLTTQ
- a CDS encoding nucleotide pyrophosphohydrolase gives rise to the protein MSDIKEITQALLKFRDERDWAQFHNAKDLALALNIEAAELLEAFLWKASEQADIDKVSEELADVIAFALLLAEKYDLDVKQIVLQKIEQNAQKYPVEKSRGSAKKYTEL
- a CDS encoding galactose oxidase-like domain-containing protein, coding for MIAVRFFPFAQRERYLKALFFFSLMWLLPGFGGVSSAVASESTAHSEGEFGPLHDWPIIPTAMMLMPDGRVFAYGSNTNGTQGGKMHYVIWDPSMGTGMDAFEVLPNTTDTDIFCAGQAHIPGSGQALILGGDARVNNIRNYANSDVNIFDPATDTLMRQTQSMAFKRWYATAVTLPNGEHAVLGGRNDRFYKGTKKIPATVATFSPIPEVRAVDGSWRTLNSASSDYAYGALGAASWFYPRAWVNPQGNLFILAPNGKMYSLDTSGDGVLTKYSTKIEPSQASLSSVMYAPGKILTIRKYRKAVSVDLNDPVKPAVSAAGYLAKDRQFGTATVLANGQVWVNGGSSTGNDLVGAALDTELWDPDTNTWETVASAATARLYHSASLLLLDGTVITGGGGAQGPLTQLNGEIYYPPYLFKTDGSGEFALRPDIIDAPTTLVNWDQQFSVEASESIARVTLVRAGAVTHAFNQETRFFDLPVSEMANIVTVQSPASPNLAPPGYYLLFVWNASGVPSVARIIQLG
- a CDS encoding type II toxin-antitoxin system Phd/YefM family antitoxin, whose translation is MNAISYTTARANLAKIMEQVCNDHAPVIITRKIEASVVMISLEDYQAMEETIYLLRSPANARYLLESIVELEAGKGIKQELME
- a CDS encoding ATP-binding protein, with amino-acid sequence MILLKSNLTLIEIEDLYLKLQSEKPIDIRLPEHLKQGGSFGITSAIIQFIATWSRSNRENKLLPYNQIIGALSYAKLLHQPHGLTACYLAPNLVDSKGNNLRKSEVLAQATPYIEAMQTSKLRETMNGRGAILACFAGARNEFLLPLYERPTSEGLRGIKDFELLTQQLINCCDPSALRRLPEAHIQTISLLIRELFENTNDHATSDECGKEYYWEYPNVRSIIAKYITFNPNDTDSIKTLSDVPHRLFYQKALLDYTATKIIDFLEVTVIDNGPGIAKRWLSHVSPKDKIENISIDSEEKLVREAFELGKTTKNISGTGIGLNTVIKSLVKLKALLRLRTGRLCLYQSFSGNSKQVFAPSHWLNNRKELPRTVGTSFSILIPLSSKK
- a CDS encoding DUF2442 domain-containing protein, which encodes MSTETITQENCAAGITSSAPWRVRTVTVLPNYCLSVTCNDGTTGIVDMSRLISSELAGIFAGLQDKKLFNQVRIELGALTWPNGADLDPVWVHEEMGKNKVWCVSG
- a CDS encoding DUF4160 domain-containing protein; its protein translation is MPTISQFFGIVIQMFWREHGPPHFHALYAEYEALIDIRTLEIIKGSLPKRALALVLEWAAQYQAELMEDWNLCQQKQLPKKIAPLE
- the ettA gene encoding energy-dependent translational throttle protein EttA, with the translated sequence MAQYVMSMLRVSKMVPPKRQIIKDISLSFFPGAKIGLLGLNGSGKSTVLRIMAGADKEFDGEVQRLPNIRIGYLPQEPQLNPEHTVREEVEEGMGEVMQAQKKLDAVYAAYAEEGADFDALAEEQARLEAIIATAGSDTENQMEIAADALRLPLWDALVKNLSGGEKRRVALCKLLLEKPDMLLLDEPTNHLDAESVEWLEQFLVRFPGTVVAVTHDRYFLDNAAEWILELDRGHGIPWKGNYSSWLEQKEARLEQENKQIDAHMKAMKQELEWVRQNPKGRQAKSKARIARFEELNSQDYQKRNETQEIFIPVGERLGNEVIEFDGVSKFYGDRLLIDNLSFKVPPGAIVGIIGPNGAGKSTLFKLITGKEQPDSGTVKIGHTVQIAHVDQARDSLENDKTVFEAISGGNDLLVVGKYTTPARAYLGRFNFKGGDQQKVIGQLSGGERGRLHLAQTLIAGGNVLLLDEPSNDLDVETLRALEDALLEFAGCVLVISHDRWFLDRIATHILAAEGESQWTFFNGNYQEYEADKRNRLGEEGAKPKRIRYKPISR
- a CDS encoding DUF2835 domain-containing protein, producing the protein MRGPMYQRLHVVLKIPAYQLLYYYEGEVDTVAATTTDGRIIHFPANVLRSVVQNQGVYGTFELVFDENHKFVSIRRVSD